A single region of the Vicia villosa cultivar HV-30 ecotype Madison, WI linkage group LG4, Vvil1.0, whole genome shotgun sequence genome encodes:
- the LOC131597844 gene encoding uncharacterized protein LOC131597844, whose protein sequence is MFNLNRTLIYLKGLTPLSPNPIPLLHHYPSPFSLHFCTNTFDSTSFAASYLTQNFGFSPQSASKLCSTHRLRFKTSQKPDTVLNLFKNHGFSDSQLHSMIAKAPGLLSCNPSKRILPKFQFLLSKAASNSDIVNLVSKNPRVLSPSLKNHIVPTYELIYRFLQSDKDVIASAIQNTDLLCAHRVRRNITMLIENGVSDSNIARLLRIRSWILSARDMLKFVEEVKNLGFNPSKINFSIALIAKIPVSKNLWQEKVETFKKWGWSDEDALEAFRKKPYCMLTSIDKINLVMSFWVNQLGWDAMAIAKTPYVLSLSLEKRIIPRAAVVQYLLGKGLTKKSASLTSPFVVSEKMFLDKFVKRFKKESSYLLKLYEEKLNPAYTRDDKTCMP, encoded by the coding sequence ATGTTTAACCTCAATAGAACCCTAATATATCTCAAGGGATTAACTCCACTATCcccaaaccctattcctcttcTCCACCACTACCCATCACCATTTTCTCTGCATTTCTGCACCAACACTTTCGATTCAACCTCATTTGCCGCCTCCTACCTCACCCAGAATTTCGGTTTCTCCCCACAATCTGCTTCCAAACTTTGCTCCACCCACCGTCTCCGATTCAAAACCTCCCAAAAACCTGACACTGTTCTCAACCTCTTCAAAAACCACGGTTTTTCAGACTCCCAACTTCACAGCATGATTGCAAAGGCACCCGGCTTACTTTCCTGCAACCCCTCCAAAAGGATCTTACCAAAGTTTCAATTTTTACTCTCCAAAGCTGCTTCTAACTCCGACATTGTTAACCTTGTCAGTAAGAACCCTAGAGTCTTGTCTCCTAGCTTGAAGAATCATATAGTCCCAACCTATGAATTGATTTATAGATTCTTGCAATCAGACAAGGACGTTATTGCTTCTGCAATTCAGAATACAGACTTACTCTGTGCTCATCGTGTGCGACGGAACATCACAATGCTGATTGAGAATGGAGTGTCGGACTCGAATATTGCAAGATTGCTCAGGATTCGGAGTTGGATATTAAGCGCACGCGACATGCTGAAGTTTGTGGAGGAAGTGAAGAATTTGGGGTTTAATCCTTCGAAAATAAACTTCTCGATAGCATTGATTGCCAAAATACCGGTAAGCAAAAACTTGTGGCAGGAAAAAGTTGAAACCTTTAAGAAGTGGGGTTGGTCGGATGAAGATGCTCTGGAAGCATTTAGAAAGAAACCTTATTGTATGTTAACATccattgataaaataaatttagtgATGAGCTTTTGGGTGAATCAGTTGGGTTGGGATGCTATGGCCATTGCGAAAACACCATATGTTTTATCGTTAAGTTTGGAAAAAAGGATCATTCCGAGGGCCGCTGTTGTGCAATATCTTCTCGGTAAAGGTTTGACGAAAAAGAGTGCAAGCTTAACTAGTCCATTTGTAGTGTCCGAGAAGATGTTTCTGGATAAGTTTGTAAAACGTTTTAAGAAAGAGTCTTCTTATCTATTAAAGTTGTATGAGGAAAAACTCAATCCTGCGTACACTAGGGATGATAAGACATGCATGCCCTAA
- the LOC131599646 gene encoding uncharacterized protein LOC131599646 codes for MRRGSTFYIFFNLESLFKYQLFISASSKRRTTMYSVALLPCRTAAVKPPNHEVAIWPSATGKNRFKVTKNCIHVQYLNPFSSNSIPFLTTMFNFNRLTSLSLNPNPLLHRYPSLFSLHFSTNTSDSTSSTVSDSKPDSVLNFFKNHGFSDSQLHSMIAKAPGLLSCNPSKRILPKFQFLLSKGASNSDIVNLVSKNPKVLLPSLENHIVPTYELIFRFLQSDKDVIASAIQNPALLCDHRVPRNIAMLIENGVSDSNIARMLRIRSRIFRARDTLKFVEEVKNLGFNPSKTIFSIALIAKISVSKNLWEEKVEVFKKWGWSDEDALEAFRKKPYCMLASVDKINVMMSFFVNQLGWDATVIAKTPYILSLSLEKRIIPRAAVVQFLHGKGLRNKSASLTSPFVVSEKMFLDKFIKCFKKESSYLLKLYEEKLINPAYTGDDKTCMP; via the coding sequence ATGAGACGAGGGagtactttttatattttttttaacttagaaaGTTTATTCAAGTACCAATTATTCATCTCCGCCTCGTCGAAACGGCGAACAACCATGTATTCTGTTGCACTTCTGCCCTGCCGCACCGCCGCCGTGAAGCCACCCAACCACGAAGTCGCTATTTGGCCCTCTGCAACCGGAAAGAATAGATTCAAGGTAACCAAAAATTGTATTCATGTTCAATATTTGAATCCATTTTCTAGCAACAGTATTCCCTTTCTAACAACAATGTTCAACTTCAATAGATTAACTTCACTATCCCTAAACCCTAATCCTCTTCTCCACCGCTACCCGTCACTATTTTCCCTTCATTTCTCCACCAACACTTCCGATTCAACCTCATCCACCGTCTCAGATTCAAAACCTGACTCTGTTCtcaacttcttcaaaaaccacgGTTTCTCAGACTCCCAACTTCACAGCATGATTGCAAAGGCACCTGGCCTACTTTCCTGCAACCCCTCCAAAAGGATCTTACCAAAGTTTCAATTTTTACTCTCCAAAGGCGCTTCCAACTCCGACATTGTTAACCTTGTCAGTAAGAACCCTAAAGTCTTGCTTCCTAGCTTGGAGAATCATATAGTCCCAACCTATGAATTGATTTTTAGATTCTTGCAATCAGACAAGGACGTTATTGCTTCTGCAATTCAGAATCCAGCTTTACTCTGTGATCATCGTGTACCGCGTAACATTGCAATGCTGATTGAGAATGGAGTGTCGGACTCTAACATTGCTAGAATGCTTCGGATTCGGAGTCGGATATTTAGGGCGCGCGACACGCTGAAGTTTGTGGAGGAAGTGAAGAATTTGGGGTTTAATCCTTCGAAAACAATCTTCTCGATAGCATTGATTGCAAAAATATCGGTAAGCAAAAACTTGTGGGAGGAAAAAGTTGAGGTGTTTAAGAAGTGGGGTTGGTCGGATGAAGATGCTCTTGAAGCATTTAGAAAGAAACCTTATTGTATGTTAGCATCGGTTGATAAAATAAATGTAATGATGAGCTTTTTTGTGAATCAGTTGGGTTGGGATGCTACGGTCATTGCGAAAACACCATATATTTTATCGTTAAGTTTGGAAAAAAGGATCATTCCGAGGGCTGCTGTTGTGCAATTTCTTCACGGTAAAGGTTTGAGAAATAAGAGTGCAAGCTTAACTAGTCCATTTGTAGTGTCCGAGAAGATGTTTTTGGATAAGTTTATAAAATGTTTTAAGAAAGAGTCTTCTTATCTATTAAAGTTGTATGAGGAAAAACTCATCAATCCTGCCTACACTGGGGATGATAAGACATGCATGCCGTAA